Sequence from the Hemiscyllium ocellatum isolate sHemOce1 chromosome 42, sHemOce1.pat.X.cur, whole genome shotgun sequence genome:
CATACCCCTTGCCTCGGATCTCCAGTCCTCAATTTCCTGTTCCGGTAGAAAATAAAGACTCTGGATTCAAGTATCACTCCAAGACTTTGTACAAGATATTGGgattggccacttttggaatactgagttcaatgctggtctccctgctaaagggaaaatgttgttaaacttgaaaagatgcagaaaaggtttacaaggatattgtcagggttggagagtttgagctgcagggagaaactgaacaggctggggctattttccctggagcatcagaggctgacgggtgagaaagttataaaatcataaggggcatggatagggtgaatagccaaggtctttttcccagggtaggggagtccaaagctagaaggcataggtttatggtgagaggggaaagatataaaaaggaccaaaggggcaactttttcatgcagagggtggtgcgtgtatggaatgagctgccagaggaagtggtggaggctggtacaattacaacattatggacgagttgtaccgaagggtgtgtttccatgctgtacaaatctatgactctaaagctAAGGAAAGTGTGTTCATAGTCAATAAAATAATTTGAATATCAACCTGCAAATCTTTCCAATACTTACCAATGGCAGGCAGCAAGAAGGGAAGAGACTCCTGGTCAGCTATGCAACAGATCAAAATTAGACACTCGTTTATGACTGTCTACAGCTATAGAGTACCATGCACGTGTAAACGAGTATGTTACTGTAACAATGTGGAATCCATGAAGAGCTCATCAGCTTGGCAGCCAGTGTGGACCAGGCTGGTTCAATACCCACTCTGACTGTGGTTGGTTTGTGAACTACCCCCTTGCCCCTACCCATGGTCTATAACACTTGCCTTTGGGCAAAGGAGTGAAACACAGTCCTTTTTAATCTAAGTGAATGAATGATCTTAATTCCTTCTTGATTAAATAAACTCCATGGTGTTGTGGGGCAAGACGGTGCTCCgaaggtgcagtggtagtgtccctaccttggAGCCAGAAGACCCATCTGCTCCAGCAGTGTGTTATAACATGTGTGAACATATTGATTCATAGGCGTGCAGCTGGGAGTCAGGACCAAAGTTTCAAGGCCTCCTACCCCACGATCACTCCTGCTGGTCATCCCCACACACTGAGGCTCAATAGACGGAGTAAAATGGGCGTACCCCCagccgataatgatccttccacagattcacccacAGAAACCTTGttaaaacattttcttcctctagaTGGTATAGTTTGATCATCTTCTCAGCACTCTGCCAATCTGAAGTCCCATCTCTAGTTGGCTTAGACCCAGAGCTTTGAAACTAATTGGGCCATTAGTCATTGATTGGGAACTCAGAGTAGTACATGTCGGATCTTGCATCAGAAGATTTGTCATTGTTCATTCCCTGGGGAACTGAGATAGAGACAATCTCTTTCTTTAAGACCTTTGAATGCAGGATAGTGGTGTACAGGCAACTTGCATGGACCACAGTGAGGGAATTAAAATAAAGTTGGTGCAGAagttattttttctttaaatgataAGACAGTTCACAACAGAGTGTTCAGACATTTCGCTATTCATTGCAAATGAATTCGACCTTTATTTATATCGACACTTTTGAACCAAAGAAAAATTTTCAAAAGTAAACATTCTTTATGTACATGTATCTTATACTAAAAGAGCAATATTCATATTCATCTTCCCACTAAGAAACTTATTGTTAAATATTTCCTTCATGttgcaaatatttaaaatattactCATCTATTGCTCAAGCTTTAAGTAAACTGGCTTCTTTTCAAACAAATCAAAGTACAAGATCTGACAATGCAGTGAATGTgtcctgtttctctatctgtcaaACGTCTTCTCCATTTGAGTAATTGTCAAATTCCTGCAGAACAAGAAGGAGTTGAATGCCACCCAGTTTTGAGCGCCGCTTCGTCACTTACACATGATTGTTTTCCAGCAAGATACACCATTACACCAATTTACAGGAAGAAGGTGTTGGGATTGAGAATGCTGGTGAAGAAAAAAATGCAGCTAATTGGGTCTAAGTCCTGGGTGAAAAAGGCAATGCCTGCTCTTCTCAAGCAATCTTTGACAGAGCCCAAGTCCCCTTGTTTATGTTTCCTCACAGTGGAGCAGCCAAGTATCAAGGCAAGTGGGAGAAAGGTGACAAGAGGAGTTTGGGACGCGTACGTTCAGCAATGGCTCAACACTCATGGGTGGAATGAAAAGCAGCAACTACAGTTTGTCTAAAGCTGTGCATGAACGACAACAGGAGATTCATTACCCAAGTCTAGATCAATAAGATTAGGGGGAGCAACCCAAGAGTCGGTCAGTGTTTTCCATTCTGTTATAAGGCCACAGCAAAGGTCCATTCATACAAAGAGAAAAAGCTGGAAATACTTGCTCATTAGAGTGGATCAGAATGAAGTTGCAAAACAAGATGTTCTCCAgtccctcccccatctccctcctcttcctccccTCTCAACCCGGTGCCTTTTCCTACTTCCCAATAAAGAAGAGTAAGGGAAAAGGGATTTAGGAGACTCAACACATGAGAGCCAAACTTTGGAATTTCAAACCACAGTTCCCAGGATCAGAGTAAAACACAAACATTACACAGAAGAAACAGAAGCTGCTTTAGGAGAGATGAAACAATGAGACTATGTCTGCATTGCAGGCTTGTGTGAGGCTTGGTTAACTGTTAGGGGAAGGTGGTGAATGATGTTGGATTCAAAGGCATTGTTGCATTTCTACAAATATACCTTTACGTACTCCGTCTCCCTTCCACCCATCTTCCTTCATGTGGATCATGCATTTATTAAATGTGATGTTACATGTGTCCAAACCAAAACTTGCAACAATGAGCATTTCAGTTTCAAAGTCACTGGATGTATGTTTTGTAGAGAAAATATATTATCAAGctgaaacaaattacaaatgTTTTAGCCCTaatctctccctccttcctcaaGGACTATGAACTCTGATAACTGCAGGACCCTAAAGTGTTTCTCTGAATGAATCCATTCCTGACTTCTAACATCCCAAATTAGATGGCAGACTCACACCCTGGAAAGGATTTTAGACTTTGGATTTGATCAGTGAGGTGGAAACTTCTTTCTATGCTGGCTGTGTGTGCATTTACAAAATGGGTTCATCAGGAAGACAGACTGGTATAATGCAACTCAGCCTTAATTTCAGCATACAGTCTAAACACTGAGCAACACTCTACTGTATCACAGCTCTGGCCTGCAGAACAAATGCCGGATCCCAATGATTTGGGATGCTCACCCATTATCATTTCGCTtcaaaattcaattcaaaatttGCTTAAATGAATGTACATTTTATTCACACCCACATGCAACTGTATTTGATTTAATCCTCAAGCAAGCATAGGAAATTGAAGCAGGGAGAGGCCATGAAACCCCTTGATCCTGTTCCACACCATTCCGTTAAATCACGGCTGATCTTCCATTTggatgagattttccagcactgtTTTCACACCCTTTGATAACGTTAGCATCTGGAAATCTATCGACCTCTGTCTTGAGCTTATTCAACTATTAACTCTGCGTGGCCTGATGTAAAATGAGTCAGATAGTGTCCACATTCTTGAGGTTAGCTTTCAGCAGCTGTGCACTCAATTTCTCCTGAGCAGACCAGTCACCTGTTGATGCTGCTGTGGTCACATCAACTTTTTTTTGTATGAAAAcaataacaaggacagaactaaaaaaaaacaaaagttgtgATTCTCTATTAGGTGGTGATCTCTAGTATtagaatttaaaagggactagATGCACGAACATGGTAAAAACTCCGACGTCCTGAAAAAGCAAACAAGTCTTATGTTTACTGGGCAGAAGAAGTTGATCATGAGGGGAAGATAGTTCATGGCAGATTTTCTCCCTCGATTATACAGCTTTTTCTATGTTCTGGAAAGGGAAGAAACAAGAATTTCGTTTATATTTGAAATACTGGTAATGCTTTATAGATTGTCTCTGGGTGGGGGGAGGTATGTGGTGTAGGAAGGTGTATTGGAATTAGGAAATGTAGCTTATCAGGTGTATATTTCTGGTTGTCCTTcgaaaggaaggatattattaaattggaaaagatGGCTGAAAAGACTTGCAAGGATGTTATTGGGACTAGAgtgttgagttataaggagagggctggacaggctgggacttttttcaccagACTgtaagagattgaggggtgaccttgtagagatttatcaaatcatgagggacctagacgtgggtggcacagtggctcagtggttagcactgctgcctcacagtgtcagagactcagctttgattccaccctccagcaaatgtttgcacactctccccgtgtctgcgtgagattcctctggttttcctcccacaatccaaagctgtgcaagttagggtgggattggccatgggaaaatgctcataatatccagggatgtgcaggctggtcaattggccataggaaatgtggggttacagggctagagtgggtttgggtggatgctcttcagtggggtGGAGTTGGGTGTACTTCATAGGCTGAatgcctgtgtccacactgtagggacttaTAAGGTGAATTGAAAGAGAATGGAAGGTCATAGATACATTAGGAAGGCACtctgggattttgatccagtgacggtggtacatttccaagtcaggatgctgagtggcttggagtggaacctGCAGGgaatggtattcccatgtatcatctgcccttgtccttctcgatcaaagtggtcatgagtttggaaagtgcCATTTAAGAAGCCTAAGAATTTCTGCAGCgtgtcttatagatggtacacactgcgtcagtggtggagggaatgaaggtTGTAGATGTTAGAGGGGCTGTCAAACTTTcaaagttgttggagctgcactcatccagacaagtggaacGTATTCCGTCACACCCTGACCTGTGACTTGAAAGTTATGGACATACTCTGGGGAGGTCAGTTACTTTCACCAGTGTTCTGACCTGTTTATATCATCAGTTTTTATACGGCTGGTATAATTCAGTATCTGCCGAACAGTTATCTTCTGGCTTGATAGCAACTATCTTGTATTATATAGTTCCTTGCATTACATAGATGTTGGGGTCGTGTGGTCAAAGATTTTTGTTAGATCTAAAGATGAAGAGGGATAGGAAGAGAAGTCCAGAGTGTGGGGCTCACCTAAACCCACGTTTGCCAACAGTGGAACCATTAAAATCAGCGATGCACAATTGAGCAGGGTTTGAAGATTGCAGGAACTCTGAGGGGTTTGCGGCTTTGTGTACTTACTTCCAATGGCAAGCTCGGATTCATCTTATCATCATCACAGTAAGTCTGGTTATAAAAGCTTGTCTCGTACATGTCCTCTTCATTATTGCTGGCATTCAACAAGAAGACCTTGCTCATCCTGGTCGGAGCGAAAAGGCTCATGACTACAATGGTCACTCCAATAATCAAACAGAGCAAAGCTGCAACAacggaaagacaaaagaaaagatCAAATATCTCCAACATTCAGAGCTTCATGTCTTTAGAAGACCCCTATGGAGTTCAACCATTTGCTGTGCTCGAAATCTGCAACCTCTATTAGCTATGGggataagagcagcagatacgggatcaccaccacctgcaagttgcctTCCAAGCCCTGACTTGGTTTccttactgtcactgggtcaaaaccctggtgCACTCTCCCTAGCAGCACTGTGGGGGTAGCAGTTCAAGCTGGCAGCTCCCTTCCATTTTATCCAGGCCCTTGAAGAATAGGCAacatgccagtgatgcccacatgctgtgaatgaatttttcaaaataaaaatgaaattgcaACCTCCCCACCCCCTGCCACCCCGTTCATCCTTCTCTACAGTACAGCCATTCCCTGAACCGATTGCAGATTACCTAATCGTGCAGGGGACAGTATGTGTTCAGGTTGGGAGCTTATTCCAGGTAGAGGTCACAATCTGAAGTTAGATATCTGTCGGTGGCTCTTTTCTCAGGGAACACTGGAATCTGGAATAGCTCTTACAGTCGGCTGCGTCTCACTGAGTTGCTCCAGGTATAAGCCTCAGAACTGTTGCTTCCAAGTGGAGCACAGGTGAGCGAGTACAATGGGTATTTATGTTGTGAGATCATACAGGATCTCAGAAAACATCTGGTCTGATTCCAATCACTTCTAGAGGCTGAAGAGGGATCAGATTCCTCCAATTCCCACTCCTCAATGGCCGGGATCATTAGCTCGAGTATTACTTCTCCCAGAAGATcacatacaatcatagaatcccattaGTGTAgaggcagaccattcagcccatcgagtcctcaccgaccctccaaagagcatcctaccctgaCCCACTCCCTGACCCTattacactgcatttcccatggctaatccacctaatctgcacatccctggacaccatggggcaatttcccatggccaatccacctaagctgcatgcttttgaactgtgggaggaaacccatgtagacacaggaagaacgtacaaactccacacaggcagtcggtcacctgaggctgaaatagaacccgggtccctggcactgtgaggcagctgggcatgcacatccacacacaagAGGAGATTAAACTACACTCGGGACAATGGCTCAGTTGTGCCTGCTCCATCTGTTCATCCTCCTCTTCTGCCCTATACCCTTACTCCCCACCCTTTATCTTGGCTTTGCTCTGGTTTACAAAACACCAGGTCTGATAACAGGTGGCCTGAAACATAAACTGCTTTTCATTCCAGAGATACCATCTGACCTGTTGAATGTTCCCAGTATGTTGTTTGAATTTATTTTGGATAACATGCACATATATGGGGATTGGAAGTCACTGCACCACTAGTGTAGGTCATTTAGATATTTCATGGAGTTAGCAAGTTTATGAGCAATGGAAAGAATAGCCAATCAAACATTTGGATTCATCTAgtgagctagtgtaggttaggtgggcttggatcagtgcaacatcgagggccaaagggcctgtactgcgctttatttttctatgttctatgttccatctgCTCTCCAAAGGACTGTGGGACAACATACACCTTTTCCCACAATGTTACTATGTAACTAAGAGTGTCTGATGATTAATGTTGCATGAGTTATTGGTTTTTCCACTGGATTAGTTTACAGTAGGATTAAATGGATTGACATCCTTTTGGGTCCCCTTCCAACCCCATCCCTAGGAATGGCTGTGCCTTGGCACTTACCCGTTGCTAAAGTTAGCCAAAAGGATGGCCCAAGGGAACTCTGTAATTTCATATCATCAAACTGAATGGCGCAGAGAGGAGCATGTCTTGTGGTACCAAATGAGATCAGTGAGAAAATCATGAAGAAGCCGGTTACTAGGATCATGTACCCTCCATATAAAAAGACCATTAGCCACAGAAGGATATTGGAAAGCATCCAAGCACACAGGGCCACCCTGGAAAGGAAGAAAAACATTTATAAAAACACTTCCACAACCTTTTCAAACATTGTGCAAATGGGGCTGAAAGCTTAAAATGGTGATGATTGTTTGCATCAACTAGATTTCCATTCCCAAGTACAGAAGATTGAAGGGTGATCTAATCATTGCATTTCAAATGATAGAaggtgacaatataataaacacAGAGAAAAGATATCCTTTGGTGGAAATGTTAGATCAAGGGACAGAACCTGGTAAGAGCTAAGACGTTCAGTGGTGAAATCAGGAAGCACATCTTCAGGTATAGGtggcatgctgcctcacagtgccagggacccaggttcgaatccagcctctgtgtggagttgacatgttctccctgtgtctgtgtgggtttcctcccacagtccaaaaatgtgcaggtcacgtGGATTGACCATTGGAAAAATAGGGTCatgagtctggttgggatgctctttggaggttcggtgtggactcaatgggctgaatggcctgatcttACACCAAAGGGAGGCTATGATTCAAAAGGATGGTGAAAATTAGGAGTGCCTTCCTCAAAAGAGTATATATGTTGCGGAAGAAGTGAAGCCTTTATCACTGAGGTTTTGTTGTTTAAGGATATGAGGTGATAAGGAAACAAGGTGGTTAAATGGGTTGAGGTACAAATCAAAACTGACCCAAATGAAGGTCAGaggaggctcaaggggctgaatggcctctgccattCTCCAGTTCCTACGGGCACAAGAATGTTGAGTTCTTCAAAGTAAACAGTAGAAAACATCCATCTCTCTAGCAGCGAACAAAACAACTAAGCACAAGATGTGAATTTGTAAAGCTCCACACTGCATTGAAATCATCTCCTAGAGTTTCCCTCAGAAGGGCTGATCTCCTGGTCAGGTGTTCCTAGTGAGTGACAGTATTTTCCAGGAGCATAAACCCAAAGCCAAAGACTTGGACTGCCTGGTCATAGCAACAAATTGACAGACCATCGGGGAGTAGTAGATCACTTCTCTCTGTAACTGCAGTGTACATGGCATTTGGTTTTAGCACACAACTAACAGTCGGAGTTAAACTTGCAGAGTCATCAGGAGAATGTTTTATAATTCATATCCAAtctaagaaaagaaacaaaaacttaTTTGAAGGGCATGGTCAACAGGCAACATGTCCAACCCCACAACAAGACTAGTTGGGAAGGCCTTGTCAAAATTATGAACTGATGGAATGATGTTCTGCTTTGTCAACTTGACACTTTTGTGCCAATTTCAACTGGCTGCTGGGCTAGACACCAATATAACCCATCGCAACTCCATCACTAAgttagccaacatggttttgacAATTGAGTCTTCAGAAGACAAGGCTATGCCTTAAAATGTAGTCGTACCCTTGGAAACTATGTGACAGCATTTCACTCTTAAGACACCAACTGTTTGTTCTATAAACTCACCACATTGTGGCGGAGGCATACTGTCCAGAGACCCTGTACTGCGAATACACACCACATGGGCTGGCATGAGTAAACTTCTCTGCTATGTACAGAATTGGGTTCGGAAGACCCCTCTCTAGCCCTTTGCGATACTGGTGGTCATAGTTCAGTCCAAACTGCCAAAGGAACTCTTCATTGTAGTTGATGATTTCATTTAGTTGAGTCTCGGGGAGTCCTGCAGAGACATTATGACTTATTAGCTCTCATTAGCATTTTCCTCCTTACATTAAGAGTTCTGACATGCAATTAAGTGGCATGGGTTATTTAATGATCCAGTACATGAGCCAGAGCATAAAGCTATTGATCGCTTTAGACACTGCAAAGCTTGTTCTTCTTTATGGATATTTTTAACCAGCCCCTTTAGATGTTATGATacgcctctggagcaggtgagacttgaaccagaCAAACTTGTTCAGGGACAATACTATTGCATCATCAGATCCCTAGATCTATCTTTCATTCATATACAGCTCTTGGACTGTGCTTGATTATGAAACATGGTTATGATTGAGAGACTGGGAGATTGAGAGATTGGAAAGCAAGGGGTCGGTGAATAAGGAACCTCTGTGGATCAGTTCAAAAGGAAACTGAAggccaaatattttaaaatgcatttgttcCTGGGCTGCATTGCCAAGGCTGCATTTATTACCATCACTCATTTTCTCAAGATTCCcaaattaagtatattcaaagctacgatagacagacagatttttaatctttaagagaatcaagggttgtgggaaaaaggcaggaaagtgaagtcgAGGTTTATCGGACCAGCCATactctcattgaatggtggagcagactcaatgggctgaatggcctacttctcttcTTACAAGGCTTTATAAGGTGACATTTGGTTGTTTACCTTTGTTTCTGTGACAGAGGAGCTTGCTCGACCATGTCAGAGAAACATCAAGAGTCACCATATGGTGTGGGATTGCAATTGCATACTGGCAGGCTGTGTCAGATTAGTTTTCTTTTCCATGTTAGATTCTTACTGCCATCTTCCAGCTTCTGCAACCAATCTTCGCTCGCCTTTGCATCAGTCCACAAAATTGGATCTTTTGAATTCACCATCACAGCCTTCCACAGCAGGATTTCAGTTCATGGTCCAACCCCACAGCCATTgcactatcacacacacaatacaggggcggggtggggggttggggcggggggaaTACACAAAACTCTACCTTTCAGAGTTACATTTACTCCTTTTAATCCAATGTGAATCCCAACTTCTGCTTTGACATTCTCCTTGCTGAAGGATTTGTACGTTGTATTCACTGTGGCATAGCCTCTCTCCCAGTTATTGGTGAAATTGACAGCTGAAAGAGAAATACAAAGGAAATTATTTGGCTTGCTCTCCATCAAAGTGGGAAGAAATACTTTGCTGATCCTTGTCTTCAAAGTGCTTCCAATAACCCAAATCACAACCATACAGCGacctaaacata
This genomic interval carries:
- the LOC132834824 gene encoding dual oxidase maturation factor 1-like codes for the protein MTFYDGIFPFYPTSRTPVVLNTIQIVVIIIFLVFLVAFLVILIGIRGIEKLHWFIRVTLSLFIGAVIVAVNFTNNWERGYATVNTTYKSFSKENVKAEVGIHIGLKGVNVTLKGLPETQLNEIINYNEEFLWQFGLNYDHQYRKGLERGLPNPILYIAEKFTHASPCGVYSQYRVSGQYASATMWVALCAWMLSNILLWLMVFLYGGYMILVTGFFMIFSLISFGTTRHAPLCAIQFDDMKLQSSLGPSFWLTLATALLCLIIGVTIVVMSLFAPTRMSKVFLLNASNNEEDMYETSFYNQTYCDDDKMNPSLPLENIEKAV